A genomic stretch from Maniola jurtina chromosome 26, ilManJurt1.1, whole genome shotgun sequence includes:
- the LOC123878631 gene encoding uncharacterized protein LOC123878631 isoform X1, whose product MKHIFGTLDEDDAIVFDEAIDSLLNNEKKMSSLIKENILVTNYILNNFNETLMKIQLNEHLLNEAIYKFSSRMKNFSIAIDKIQIQLDINGVFSNLEMSILTLSFQLEDIINTIMFSSQNILHPAIITPKQLHRELIDWSRHLTQELELPVPLDISMIHIIMKISKVSPYYMRNKLIFVLQIPLVSNTQYKLYHNIPLPTPHISDNPESFSLIIPSSKYITMTIDKNHYFDLDSLSNCLTINYEHYICDATNVYATDDKVTCESELLSKVINKIPNQCETFIYGKINIWKKLNYNRWIFVQSDVSKIIIECSKLRIHKEVTISGTGILTLPESCIGYNQNTVLMTNKFNKNITSRIYTFDYNLINDSCCDRFKFNKIKDSVSPIRLERIDLDNLRSQIKGTY is encoded by the coding sequence ATGAAACATATTTTCGGAACTTTAGACGAAGATGATGCAATAGTTTTTGACGAAGCAATAGATTCCTTattaaataatgaaaagaaaatgtcatcattaattaaagaaaatattctagTTACGAActacatacttaataattttaatgaaacaTTAATGAAAATCCAATTAAATGAACATCTTTTGAATGAAGCTATTTACAAATTCTCTTCGAGAATGAAAAACTTTTCTATCGCTATAGATAAAATTCAAATACAGTTAGATATTAATGGCGTGTTTAGCAACCTTGAAATGTCTATACTTACCTTATCATTCCAACTTGaagatataataaatactataatGTTTAGTAGTCAGAATATATTGCATCCAGCAATAATAACGCCAAAACAACTCCACAGAGAACTTATTGATTGGTCCAGACATTTAACCCAAGAATTAGAATTACCAGTTCCACTTGATATCTCCatgatacatattattatgaaaatatcaaAGGTATCGCCTTATTATATGAGAAACAAATTGATATTTGTATTACAAATACCATTAGTGTCCAATACgcaatataaattatatcataatattccTTTGCCTACCCCGCATATTTCTGATAATCCAGAGTCGTTCAGTTTGATAATTCCCAGTTCAAAATATATCACGATGACTATTGATAAAAACCATTATTTCGATCTGGACAGTTTGAGTAATTGTTTGACTATTAATTATGAACATTACATATGTGATGCTACTAATGTATATGCAACTGATGATAAGGTCACTTGTGAAAGTGAATTGTTATCAAAGGTCATTAATAAAATTCCGAACCAATGCGAAACATTTATATATGGTAAAATAAACATCTGGaaaaagttaaattataatAGGTGGATATTTGTCCAATCTGATGTAAGCAAGATTATTATAGAATGTTCAAAACTTAGAATACATAAAGAAGTCACCATATCTGGAACAGGTATTTTAACTTTACCCGAATCATGCATTGGATACAATCAAAATACTGTCCTGATgacaaataaatttaataaaaatataacttcacgAATTTATACCTTTGATTACAATCTTATCAACGATTCTTGTTGTGAtagatttaagtttaataaaattaaagacagTGTGTCTCCTATTCGACTTGAAAGAATCGATTTAGACAATTTGAGATCCCAAATAAAAGGGACATATTAA
- the LOC123878631 gene encoding uncharacterized protein LOC123878631 isoform X2 codes for MKHIFGTLDEDDAIVFDEAIDSLLNNEKKMSSLIKENILVTNYILNNFNETLMKIQLNEHLLNEAIYKFSSRMKNFSIAIDKIQIQLDINGVFSNLEMSILTLSFQLEDIINTIMFSSQNILHPAIITPKQLHRELIDWSRHLTQELELPVPLDISMIHIIMKISKVSPYYMRNKLIFVLQIPLVSNTQYKLYHNIPLPTPHISDNPESFSLIIPSSKYITMTIDKNHYFDLDSLSNCLTINYEHYICDATNVYATDDKVTCESELLSKVINKIPNQCETFIYGKINIWKKLNYNRWIFVQSDQSKNNNN; via the exons ATGAAACATATTTTCGGAACTTTAGACGAAGATGATGCAATAGTTTTTGACGAAGCAATAGATTCCTTattaaataatgaaaagaaaatgtcatcattaattaaagaaaatattctagTTACGAActacatacttaataattttaatgaaacaTTAATGAAAATCCAATTAAATGAACATCTTTTGAATGAAGCTATTTACAAATTCTCTTCGAGAATGAAAAACTTTTCTATCGCTATAGATAAAATTCAAATACAGTTAGATATTAATGGCGTGTTTAGCAACCTTGAAATGTCTATACTTACCTTATCATTCCAACTTGaagatataataaatactataatGTTTAGTAGTCAGAATATATTGCATCCAGCAATAATAACGCCAAAACAACTCCACAGAGAACTTATTGATTGGTCCAGACATTTAACCCAAGAATTAGAATTACCAGTTCCACTTGATATCTCCatgatacatattattatgaaaatatcaaAGGTATCGCCTTATTATATGAGAAACAAATTGATATTTGTATTACAAATACCATTAGTGTCCAATACgcaatataaattatatcataatattccTTTGCCTACCCCGCATATTTCTGATAATCCAGAGTCGTTCAGTTTGATAATTCCCAGTTCAAAATATATCACGATGACTATTGATAAAAACCATTATTTCGATCTGGACAGTTTGAGTAATTGTTTGACTATTAATTATGAACATTACATATGTGATGCTACTAATGTATATGCAACTGATGATAAGGTCACTTGTGAAAGTGAATTGTTATCAAAGGTCATTAATAAAATTCCGAACCAATGCGAAACATTTATATATGGTAAAATAAACATCTGGaaaaagttaaattataatAGGTGGATATTTGTCCAATCTGAT CAAAGtaaaaacaacaacaactaa
- the LOC123878676 gene encoding uncharacterized protein LOC123878676, producing the protein MSVIADMPSKKLIHYYLTLLEEEELESEEAEILTIYHLNNSMRKHRFWLRNHIKHRSEHSEYFTFFQTADEETFENSYRVSRCTFYELHSLIEPYIRKQDTNYRNSISSRERLAVCLKYLATGQSFTTMGENFRIGLKSVSRIVEEVCDALWNILQPLVMSQPTENDWKEIAKDFDELWQFKNCIGALDGKHVYIKAPSKTGSSFFNYKKRFSVVLMCLADAKRKIIMADVGSMGRFSDAGIFDNSIFGKSLKEKRLNLPQPVPFYQGGAKMPFVFIGDEAFPLMENFMRPYPRDGLNAEKKIFNYRLSRARRIVEATFGVLTRKWYVYHKDFECKIETVDKVIKATCVLHNYLIQRQPNYINNIENNMEQSLLSVGDIIETQHSSNDGYQVREMYCSYFNNQGKVPWQDTRILKRIYNSQ; encoded by the exons ATGTCAGTGATAGCAGACATGCCATCGAAAAAGTTGATACATTATTACCTTACATTGCTTGAGGAAGAAGAGTTGGAGTCAGAAGAAGCCGAAATACTTACCATATACCATTTGAACAATTCTATGAGGAAACATAGATTTTGGTTAAGAAATCATATCAAACATCGTTCAGAACACagtgaatattttacttttttccaAACAGCTGATGAAGAAACTTTCGAAAATTCTTATAGAGTTTCAAGATGTACTTTTTATGAACTTCACTCCCTGATTGAACCATATATTCGGAAACAAGACACAAATTACAGAAATTCAATTAGTAGCCGTGAAAGATTAGCGGTGTGTTTAAA GTATTTAGCAACCGGCCAGTCATTTACAACGATGGGAGAGAATTTTAGAATTGGATTGAAAAGTGT ATCAAGAATTGTTGAGGAGGTTTGTGATGCTTTATGGAATATATTGCAACCTCTTGTCATGTCACAACCAACAGAAAACGACTGGAAAGAAATCGCAAAAGATTTTGATGAACTATggcaatttaaaaattgtataggTGCTCTTGATGGCAAGCACGTATATATCAAGGCTCCCTCGAAAACCGGGTCCTCGTTTTTCAACTACAAAAAGAGATTTTCTGTAGTATTGATGTGTTTAGCTGATGCCAAAAGGAAAATCATAATGGCTGATGTGGGATCTATGGGAAGATTTTCTGATGCAGGAATTTTTGATAACAGCATTTTCGGAAAGAGTCTAAAAGAAAAGAGATTGAATTTACCTCAGCCGGTACCATTTTATCAAGGTGGAGCAAAAATGCCGTTCGTATTTATAGGAGACGAAGCTTTTCCATTAATGGAAAATTTTATGAGGCCTTACCCACGTGATGGACTTAacgcagaaaaaaaaatttttaattaccgATTATCAAGAGCACGTCGTATTGTTGAGGCAACTTTCGGTGTATTGACGAGAAAGTGGTACGTGTATCATAAAGATTTTGAATGCAAAATAGAAACAGTTGACAAGGTAATAAAAGCAACATGTGTTTTGcacaattatttaattcaaaGACAACCtaattatataaacaatatTGAAAATAACATGGAGCAATCATTATTATCAGTTGGTGATATTATAGAAACACAACATTCTAGTAACGATGGTTATCAAGTTCGTGAAATGTATTGTTCATACTTTAATAATCAGGGGAAGGTACCATGGCAAGATACTCGAATTTTGAAAAGAATCTATAATAGTCAGTGA
- the LOC123878630 gene encoding dentin sialophosphoprotein-like: MDEKLIESVKKFPCIWNTSSEFYKCNETKDAAWDQIIIETNISDVTTAKSRWKQLRDNHRDALKRQNATRSGQARKQRKEWKYQKAMSFLLPYMSNRDRSTNFTPLDHSVSETSNPPNTIEESSRESCNFLPSNSNNLPFADDPKNPTASESLPSTSKKRKNDEILDYLKKNQERREVLERERIELKNMMSASDKYDEIDLFFLNLAASTKKLPYYFQLQIKKTCFNAVMSAEESNLQHSWYSPNNYGYSTGSTPTSDNINTSIDTPSASDNINTSINIPSASDNINTSLNIPSASDNTNTSVNIPSASDNINTSLNIPSASDNTNTSVNIPSASDNINTSLNIPSASDNTNTSVNIPSASDNINTSIINPSALQIPTTQDIETSAAEPTEPNENAVNFETDYDF, from the exons ATGGATGAAAAACTTATTGAAAGTGTGAAAAAGTTTCCGTGCATTTGGAACACATCTTCAGAATTTTACAAATGCAACGAAACAAAAGATGCTGCGTGGGACCAAATTATCATTGAAACAAACATATCGGATG TTACAACTGCCAAGTCGCGCTGGAAACAACTGAGAGATAACCATCGGGATGCCTTAAAAAGACAAAATGCAACAAGGAGTGGACAGGCTAGAAAACAACGAAAAGAATGGAAATATCAAAAAGCCATGTCATTTTTATTGCCTTACATGAGTAACAGAGACCGGTCAACAAATTTTACGCCCCTGGACCACTCAGTAAGCGAAACTTCAAATCCGCCAAATACCATTGAAGAGAGTTCACGGGAATCATGCAATTTTTTGCCATCAAATTCAAATAATCTTCCTTTTGCCGATGATCCTAAGAATCCAACAGCTTCGGAATCTCTTCCATCAACATCCAAAAAAAGAAAGAACGATGAAATTctagattatttaaaaaaaaatcaagaacgCCGCGAAGTGTTGGAACGAGAACGGATAGAACTTAAAAACATGATGTCAGCCAGTGATAAATACGATGAAatagacttattttttttaaatttggctGCATCGACAAAAAAGCTGCCGTATTATTTTCaacttcaaattaaaaaaacctgctttAATGCGGTAATGTCAGCTGAAGAAAGTAATCTTCAACATAGTTGGTATTCTCCGAATAATTATGGTTATTCTACAGGCTCAACACCTACATCAGATAACATCAACACTAGTATCGATACTCCTAGTGCTTCAGATAATATCAACACTAGTATCAATATTCCTAGTGCTTCAGATAATATCAACACTAGTCTTAATATTCCTAGTGCTTCAGATAATACCAACACTAGTGTCAATATTCCTAGTGCTTCAGATAATATCAACACTAGTCTTAATATTCCTAGTGCTTCAGATAATACCAACACTAGTGTCAATATTCCTAGTGCTTCAGATAATATCAACACTAGTCTTAATATTCCTAGTGCTTCAGATAATACCAACACTAGTGTCAATATTCCTAGTGCTTCAGATAATATTAACACTAGTATCATTAATCCTAGCGCTTTACAAATTCCAACAACCCAGGATATTGAAACATCTGCAGCAGAGCCAACAGAACCCAATGAAAATGCGGTCAATTTTGAGACAGATTacgatttttaa